A window from Strix uralensis isolate ZFMK-TIS-50842 chromosome 15, bStrUra1, whole genome shotgun sequence encodes these proteins:
- the C15H11orf24 gene encoding uncharacterized protein C11orf24 homolog — protein MWTAIVFFLLISFCICEHRFSVLKGRGVHVVQINRLTTEKQCRQACQGPGASGDHHCNRAVPYQNHCILLQCHQLSVCQNAREQDIRGLLGEIVGGKRETVLFHHQSYPQRKERMVNARVDRHNVENLFSSTALTRKIHLRRLLEVDSEDITKNRTKTIASSATTPPVTTPPATTTTAAAITTNITNTSVLTTAYETTAKASNVSGGSGLLAEAMSPTASSPTSSNISASTSSHVTKLVTTTEESGNSSSVSVLSPTSAPFSVVSEAGTQMPQREQFNTSTPRSSSPTTVGAGPKILSTTLTTLMAQDAGVPSTASTRATTLTPLESSRSANPLSVVTFLHLEPEASTVTTSLSKSTSLLGSTRGAVVLTTASTAETTTGHGIESTSHIFSTTTTPADAPKPTTSGLAETQDMDNEYLLIAAEPLTQYLVDKSSLLAVLLVGTICFITVIVLFLMQAYESYKKKDYTQVDYLINGMYVDSEM, from the exons ATGTGGACTGCCATTGTATTCTTCCTTCTGATTTCCTTCTGTATATGTGAACACAGGTTTTCTGTCCTGAAAGGGAGAGGAGTCCATGTAGTGCAAATAAACAGGCTTACAACTGAAAAGCAGTGCAGGCAGGCTTGTCAAGGCCCAGGTGCTTCAG GTGACCATCACTGTAACAGGGCTGTGCCCTACCAGAATCACTGCATCCTCTTGCAGTGTCACCAGCTGAGTGTGTGCCAGAATGCCAGAGAGCAAGACATCAGAGGTCTGCTTGGAG AAATTGTCggtgggaaaagggaaacagTCCTGTTTCACCACCAAAGCTATCCGCAGAGAAAGGAGAGGATGGTGAATGCACGGGTTGATCGACACAACGTGGAAAACCTGTTTTCCTCAACTGCTCTGACTCGCAAGATTCACTTGAGGCGTTTGCTTGAGGTTGACAGTGAAGATATAACAAAAAATAGAACGAAAACAATTGCAAGCAGTGCTACCACCCCCCCAGTGACCACCCCCCCAGCGACCACCACCACTGCCGCAGCCATAACAACAAACATTACTAACACATCTGTCCTCACTACAGCTTATGAAACAACTGCCAAAGCCTCAAACGTCTCTGGAGGTTCTGGTCTCCTTGCTGAAGCCATGTCACCCACTGCCTCTTCTCCCACTTCTAGTAACATCTCTGCTTCCACTTCCAGCCATGTCACCAAGCTCGTGACCACCACTGAAGAATCAGGAAATAGTAGTTCTGTCTCAGTATTGTCCCCCACTTCTGCTCCCTTCAGTGTCGTTTCTGAAGCAGGTACTCAGATGCCTCAAAGAGAGCAGTTTAACACCAGCACTCCCCGCTCTAGTAGCCCCACCACTGTTGGAGCTGGCCCAAAGATACTGAGCACAACATTGACCACGCTCATGGCGCAGGATGCAGGAGTGCCTTCCACTGCTTCCACTCGTGCCACGACACTCACCCCCTTGGAGAGTTCACGCTCTGCGAATCCGCTGTCTGTCGTTACGTTTCTACATCTAGAGCCAGAAGCAAGTACAGTCACAACATCCTTGAGTAAATCAACTTCTCTTCTGGGCTCTACAAGAGGTGCCGTGGTTTTGACTACTGCCTCTACAGCAGAAACTACAACTGGGCATGGGATAGAGTCAACATCTCACATTTTTTCAACAACCACGACTCCAGCAGATGCACCCAAACCAACAACTTCAGGCCTTGCAGAAACTCAGGACATGGACAATGAATATCTTCTCATTGCTGCTGAGCCCCTGACTCAGTACTTGGTGGATAAAAGTTCGCTTCTCGCAGTGCTTTTAGTTGGTACGATTTGCTTCATAACTGTTATAGTTCTTTTCCTTATGCAGGCCTATGAAAGCTACAAGAAGAAGGATTACACACAAGTGGATTACCTGATCAATGGAATGTATGTGGACTCAGAGATGTGA